Part of the Streptococcus ilei genome is shown below.
AAGTTGCATCACAAAACTTTGATGAAGAAACTGGTAAATATTCAGAAACAACAGCACTTCAAAAATTGTTCTCTGAACTTGCACCACGTTATGCTGAGCGCAATGGTGGATATACTCGTATCCTTAAAACTGAACCACGCCGTGGGGATGCTGCGCCAATGGCAATTATCGAATTAGTATAAAATCATCAATTTTGTTGAGTGTTATGATGTTGGGAGAACTATACAGTTCTTCTTAGTCTAGCTCTGGTCTGCCGCTAGGATTTATCCTAGCGGTAACACTCATCATATTGAGGTAAATGGTAGACGCTTGTTTACGAAATTGCTTTAATTTAAAACAATTTCGTAAGCAGGCGTTTTTTGATATAATGGAAGAGTTATGACAGTAAAAGAAAAATCACAAACACTGGCCCAGCAACTATTGGCGAAGCGTTACCTGGCTTCCCTGAAAGAAAATCCAGATCAGTACATTGGAGTTGAACTAGAATTTCCGATCGTAAATACCTTGGGAAATAAAACGGATGTATTGGTTGCAAAGGCTCTTTTTAAGTATCTGCAAGAGGTTGAAGAATTTATAGCGATTAAACTAGATGAAGACGGCAATCCAGTCCAGTTGCAACATGAAATAAATAAAGATCAAATTGTATTCGAGTTATCCTACAATACCATTGAATTTGCGTTTGAAAAAGCTAAAACAATTCAAGAAGTTGAAAGACGTTTTAATCACTATTTAAGCATTATTCAACCATTTTTAAGAGAGAAACAGCATCAAATTGAAGGACGTGGCCTTCATCCTTATTGGAGAATAAACGATAATCAACCTGTAAAAATTGATCGTTATAAAATGCTGATCCAATTCTTACAACTAGCTGAACAAGCTACCAACCGTCAATTTCATAACTATCCAGACTATGGAACCTTTATTTGTGGAAATCAAGTGCAACTGGATGTTTCAAGAAATAATTATTTAAAAGTGATTAACGCGATGAATAAGGTGGAACCTGCAAAAGCATATCTGTTTGCTAATTCCATTTTCGATGGAGAAAACTGGGATACGACGATATCAAGAGATATTTTCTGGGAAGAGTCTATGCATGGTTATTACCAGGAAAATGTTGGTGTGAACCCTAAAGCGTTTATAAATGAACAGGACTTTCTGGATTATTTAGCGAAGACAGCCATGTTTTATGTTTATCGTGAGGAAGAAATACTATATTTCGAACCTATTAGAGTAGAGGATTACCTAGCGAGAGAAAAAATAGTAGCTTATCGATTAAATGGAACGAGACAAAATATAAAACCACAAGAAGAAGACCTAAAGAATCATAGAAGCTACCATTTTCAAGATTTAACAACAAGAGGAACCATCGAATACAGAAGTGTTTGTACTCAACCCTTACATAAAACATTTGCACCAATTGCCTTTCATGTAGGATTGCATTATAATATCAAAGAATTGGAAGAGTATTTAGCTCAAAATAATTATTTTGATTTTAGCAAAGAAAATCCAAAAGAATTAAGAAGACAATACTCTAAAAAACATTTAACTAAAAATGAATTGGAGAAAATTAAACACTATTCATTGGATCTACTAACAATCTCTAAAAGAGGATTGATTGACCGTGGAAAGCAAGAAGAACTTTATCTCGAAGAAATAATGAATGAGGTTAGGGAAGTGCTAATTTAACAGCATTTCCTTTTTAAAATCAAAAAAAATAACAAAAAAAATAAAAAAATAGAAAAAAGATATTGACAAGATTTATTGGTCGTGATATACTAATATAGTTGTCGCGCGAGGGGCTTGGACTTCGATCTTGAGAACTTGACCCTAGCAGGCTTCCCTGAAAATGTCACAGTAGTTGCCAAAGGAACTCCAATCTTCCCTCGCCTGGATATGGATGAAGAAATTGCCTACATCCAATCTCAAATGACTGCTGGTAAAACAGAAGAAAAAGAATGGATTCCAGAAGAAGTGGAACTCAAGTCTGAAAAAGATGAGATTAAATTTGAAGACTTTGACAAGGTCGAAATCCGTGTGGCAGAGGTCAAAGAAGTTGAACGCGTCGAAGGATCTGACAAATTGCTTCGCTTCCGCCTAGATGCAGGAGATGGCGAAGACCGTCAAATCCTCTCTGGTATCGCAAAATTCTATCCAAATGAACAAGAATTGGTCGGCAAGAAACTCCAAATCGTGGCCAACCTCAAACCACGTAAGATGATGAAGAAATATGTCAGCCAAGGCATGATTCTTTCTGCAGAACACGGGGATCAATTAACAGTCTTAACCGTTGATCCATCTGTGCTAAATGGCAGCATCATTGGCTAAACTGATGATTGTATACTAAAAGCACTCCCGCGGGAGTGCTTTTGTTGTATCGCTATAGTTTTCATCAGTGAGAAAAGAGTCTGAAACAGTTTCGTTTCAGACTCTCGGAAGATTTGAGACAGTAGGCTCAAATTTTAGGTATGGAATCCCAGAGGGATTCGCTACCGTCCGTCCTCACCTAAGGAAAGTCTCCAATTACTTTTCTTAAGATATTTCCTATTCATCTGGCCGGTATTCCAGGATATCTCCGGGCTGGCAGTCCAGTTCTTTGCAGATAGCTTCAAGGGTGGTGAAGCGGATAGCTTTGGCCTTGCCTGTCTTAAGGATGGAGAGGTTGGCGGTAGTGATGCCGATTTTGTCAGCTAGCTCATTGGATTTCATCTTTCGCTTGGCCAGCATGACATCTAGATTGACGATAATCATGGTCCCCTCCTTAAATGGTCAGCTCATTTTCTTCAGCGATCGCAATTCCTCTCTCTAAAATCTTGCCAAGGACCCAGACAATTGGGACAGCGAGGAGGAGTCCCGTATTAAAGGTCAATTGGAAGGTAAAGGGAAGGAGATAAACGTCGCCACTGGTTTCAAGTGTACCAGACATAAAGGACAAGACCAATAAGATCTTCCAAGCTCGGTTGCAAAGATCAATGTTGGAGTGAGAAAAGATCTTTTCTTGGTAGAGATTTTGGAGGAAGCTACGAATGGTGATGAGAAGAAGAATATAAATAGCACTTGAGGCTAGTGGGAAGAGCAACTGCCATAGGGGTTGCAGATGTTTTGGGAAAAGCTGGATGCCATTCACCTCAAAGGACAAGCGCCCAGATTGAACGAGATCCTTAAACACACCCATCCGTGAAAGCAGGTGGATGACCAGTGCTGCCACAGTCATAAAGCCACAGAAGTAAATGAAAGCCGTTAAGACTTCAATAACATTTTTTAAGGTTTTTGAGTTTTTCATCGCAAGCCTCCTTAAAGTTTATTTATTATTTACTTATAGTATACTCTTTATAAAAAATAAGTCAATAAAAAAGTATCGAAAAACGATAAAAAATTTATGAAATTCGGTCAAAGTTTGCTTTAAATAGAATTTAAGGTATACTAATAGGTAACTACCATTTCAAGGAGGTATTGAAATGATCAAAAAGTTAGATAAGAAATATCTTTGGATGATCATCGCTTTTGTGAGTGCAGTGGTTCTAATTGGAGGAGTCTATCTCTACTCTAGCTCCAATATCCAACCGGATCATCAAAAAGAGTTCAACCAGACCTCGAAGACCTCGTCCTCATCTAAGGAAAAAGCCATCGATTTGTCTGGTGAATATGTCTCTAGCGCGCGTGATAAGGCCAAGATACAGAAAGATGGGAAATCTTGGAAAATTGATTATCAAACAGATGATGGTGCTGTTTCAGCAACGTTCTC
Proteins encoded:
- a CDS encoding gamma-glutamylcysteine synthetase; this translates as MTVKEKSQTLAQQLLAKRYLASLKENPDQYIGVELEFPIVNTLGNKTDVLVAKALFKYLQEVEEFIAIKLDEDGNPVQLQHEINKDQIVFELSYNTIEFAFEKAKTIQEVERRFNHYLSIIQPFLREKQHQIEGRGLHPYWRINDNQPVKIDRYKMLIQFLQLAEQATNRQFHNYPDYGTFICGNQVQLDVSRNNYLKVINAMNKVEPAKAYLFANSIFDGENWDTTISRDIFWEESMHGYYQENVGVNPKAFINEQDFLDYLAKTAMFYVYREEEILYFEPIRVEDYLAREKIVAYRLNGTRQNIKPQEEDLKNHRSYHFQDLTTRGTIEYRSVCTQPLHKTFAPIAFHVGLHYNIKELEEYLAQNNYFDFSKENPKELRRQYSKKHLTKNELEKIKHYSLDLLTISKRGLIDRGKQEELYLEEIMNEVREVLI
- a CDS encoding DUF2975 domain-containing protein, translated to MKNSKTLKNVIEVLTAFIYFCGFMTVAALVIHLLSRMGVFKDLVQSGRLSFEVNGIQLFPKHLQPLWQLLFPLASSAIYILLLITIRSFLQNLYQEKIFSHSNIDLCNRAWKILLVLSFMSGTLETSGDVYLLPFTFQLTFNTGLLLAVPIVWVLGKILERGIAIAEENELTI
- a CDS encoding helix-turn-helix domain-containing protein, with translation MIIVNLDVMLAKRKMKSNELADKIGITTANLSILKTGKAKAIRFTTLEAICKELDCQPGDILEYRPDE